From the Lolium rigidum isolate FL_2022 chromosome 2, APGP_CSIRO_Lrig_0.1, whole genome shotgun sequence genome, one window contains:
- the LOC124688695 gene encoding uncharacterized protein LOC124688695, which yields MPRASGSAARPPAAAKNVSSNAGHSEPSCSTPAYQKVYRPVTRSMTRLPPAVAATPGEKERVDSTSSRKSTPDACFSIQLAASRPTVTRARTPHGVTKSAWKPLTQPAVLSEELKRASPPATNPTAKRSRVTSSQAAKDSASKSNRNVRSGKNNRNEECASQGDQLDGPVIPSLPKKLQSGKSSSDVVSKRNPTIRSQGAKLAAPVLMKESETETGKDSASVVPLLARQLHFETPKTSEVNQSVAPAIAEATSSGTTQVNQSVAPATTDAIVRERRQVNQSVTPVFPEAGGNRTRQINHSFAPVLPEAVGSTRQINHSFAPVFPEANSNRTQQINRPFAPAFPDHSFAPVFPGHSFVPVIGEAIGHRTRQINQFVAPVSTEAIDNRTRPVNQLRAPIVTLPRQQLQTNNQQRFTRMPLPTSQASLPAGATGPVVVPKLEIGNVNDPPKVPPHPAYRRALLIRQQEQLLEQFKLANSQSELHIKGPALFEDDDVPEPEPLGTRCALCKIDLAFRTQGAAAHDPLAPPVVAVLACHHTFHSSCIEDVYGVAEPSECIACLDSETAH from the exons ATGCCGCGCGCGTCGGGCTCCGCGGCccgcccgccggccgccgccaagaACG TGAGCAGCAATGCTGGCCACTCTGAGCCATCATGCAGCACACCTGCTTACCAGAAGGTGTATCGCCCTGTTACTCGGTCTATGACACGGTTACCTCCCGCAGTTGCTGCTACACCTGGTGAAAAGGAAAGAGTCGATAGCACAAGCAGCCGTAAAAGTACTCCAGATGCTTGCTTTAGCATTCAGTTAGCTGCATCACGGCCCACTGTAACCCGTGCTCGAACCCCTCATGGAGTGACTAAATCTGCTTGGAAGCCTCTTACTCAGCCTGCTGTTCTGAGTGAAGAGCTGAAACGGGCAAGCCCTCCTGCAACCAACCCTACTGCCAAGCGGTCCAGAGTTACTTCCTCACAGGCTGCTAAAGATTCAGCTTCAAAAAGTAATAGAAATGTTCGCAGTG GTAAGAACAACAGAAATGAAGAATGCGCTAGTCAGGGTGACCAGTTGGACGGGCCTGTCATCCCATCTCTACCAAAGAAACTGCAAAGTGGCAAGAGCTCTTCTGATGTAGTTTCAAAAAGGAATCCTACTATCAGAAGCCAGGGTGCTAAATTAGCTGCTCCAGTGCTTATGAAGGAGTCAGAAACTGAAACTGGAAAGGATTCTGCCAGTGTTGTTCCATTGCTTGCACGCCAGCTGCATTTTGAGACTCCGAAGACCAGCGAAGTCAATCAGTCGGTTGCTCCAGCCATTGCAGAAGCTACTTCCAGTGGAACAACCCAAGTCAATCAGTCAGTTGCTCCAGCCACCACAGATGCTATTGTCAGAGAAAGAAGGCAAGTCAATCAGTCGGTTACTCCAGTTTTTCCAGAAGCCGGTGGCAACAGAACACGGCAGATCAATCATTCGTTTGCCCCAGTTTTACCTGAAGCCGTTGGCAGCACACGGCAGATCAATCATTCGTTTGCTCCAGTTTTTCCTGAAGCCAATAGCAACAGAACACAGCAGATCAATCGTCCGTTTGCTCCAGCTTTTCCTGATCATTCGTTTGCTCCAGTTTTTCCCGGTCATTCGTTTGTTCCAGTCATTGGAGAAGCTATTGGCCACAGAACACGCCAAATCAACCAGTTTGTTGCTCCAGTCAGTACAGAAGCTATTGACAACAGAACACGACCGGTCAATCAGTTACGTGCACCCATTGTAACACTGCCCAGACAACAATTGCAAACAAATAATCAACAGAGGTTTACCAGGATGCCTCTGCCCACAAGCCAGGCCAGTTTGCCTGCTGGTGCGACAGGCCCAGTAGTCGTACCAAAGCTAGAAATCGGGAATGTGAATGACCCTCCCAAAGTTCCCCCACATCCTGCTTACAGGAGGGCGTTGTTAATCAGGCAGCAAGAGCAGCTGCTGGAGCAATTTAAGTTGGCGAATTCACAATCGGAACTTCACATCAAGGGTCCTG CTCTATTTGAGGATGACGATGTGCCAGAGCCGGAGCCACTGGGAACAAGGTGTGCGCTCTGCAAGATCGACCTCGCTTTCCGGACACAGGGGGCTGCGGCTCATGATCCTTTGGCTCCCCCAGTGGTGGCGGTCCTGGCATGCCACCATACGTTCCACAGCAGCTGCATCGAGGATGTCTACGGCGTCGCCGAGCCTTCAGAGTGTATTGCATGTCTTGATTCTGAGACAGCGCACTGA